The nucleotide sequence ACCTTGCTCACCCCGATCTCGACGGCCTGCTCCAGGTCGAACGGATAGATATTCTGGCCGCGAACGATCAGCAGGTCCTTGAGCCGGCCGGTCACGACCAGCGCGCCGTCGCGGAGATAGCCAAGGTCTCCGGTGCGGAGCCAACGCGAGCCGTCTCTCTCAACGAAGGTCTGCTGCGTCGCCTTTGCGTTCTTCCAATAGCCCTGCGCCACGCTCGGGCCTGCGACCCAGATCTCGCCGATCTCATCCGCATCGGCTTCGCGCGAAGCATCCGCTCGCATGATCCGCACGGCGTGATGCTCGGCGGCGACGCCGCACACCATCAGCGGCGCGCCCTCGTCCGCCTCGGCGACACGTCCGCTCGCCAGCGCGACCGGATCGAGCGTATGGCACGCCGCCTGGTTGGCGCGATCGCCGGCCGTGACCAGCAGCGTCGCTTCGGCAAGCCCGTAGCACGGCGTCAGCGCGCGCGAATTGAAGCCGGCCGGCCGGAAGCGCTCGGCAAAACGATCGAGCGTCGCACGGCGCACGAACTCGGAGCCGGAGAACGCATAACGCCAGCGGCTGAGATCGAGACGTGCGATCGTGTCGTCGGAGATCCGATCCGCGCAGAGCGCGTAGCCGAAATCCGGCCCGCCGCTGATCGTGCCACCGTGTCGATGGACGGCATCGAGCCAGCGGCGCGGCTGCTCGAGGAAATTGCGCGGCGACATCAGCACCGTCGTGTAGCCGGTGAACAAGGGGCTCAACATGCCGCCCATCAGTCCCATGTCGTGATAGAGCGGCAACCAGCTGACGAAGACGTCGTCCGTCGTCGCACCGGCGACCGCCTCCATCGCGATCTCGTTGGCCACCAGGTTTCCGTGGGTGACGCAAACACCTTTCGGCTGCGAGGTCGAGCCGGACGTGTACTGAAGGAATGCGATCGCATCGCCCTTCAGTCGGGACTCGCGCCAGGATGACGCCTGATCCACCGGCACGGCGTCGACGGCAATGACATGGGTAGCGGTCTGGCCGAGAGACGCTGTGATCGTGTCGCGCAGTCCCGTCGCGGTCAAGATGAAGCGAGGCGCCGCGTTGCGGAGAATGCCATCGAGACGATTCGTATAGCGCTCCTTGCCCTCGGGCGGATAGGCCGGCACCGCAATTACGCCGGCATAGAGACACGCATAAAACGCCACTGCGTAGTCGAGGCTGCTCGGCAGCAGGATGACCGCCCGTTCGCCGACGCCGCCGAGCTCCTGCAGTTGCGCGGCAAGGGCGCGAACCCGCTGATCGAGAGCAGCAAAGCTTAGCTCTCCAACGACATCATCGCCTTCGATGAAGCGCAGCGCCAGATGATCGCCTCTGAGGGAGGCGTGCTCACGCAATCGTTCGACGAGAGTTTCTGGGCGCATGTCGTGGATATCCGGTGGCAGCGAGGGCTCGATCAGCAGGCTCGGCGGAGGCGGCTCATTGCAGGCGGTGGGCCTGCGCCATCGCGACGATCACGCGGCGCGGTCCCTTGAACGGTTCGCGCGCGTGCGCCGTCAGCATGTTGTCCAACATCACGACGTCGCCCGTCTGCCAGGGAAAGATGATCTTGTGCCGGTCGAGCACGCCGCGCACCGCGGCGAGCGTCGCATCCTCGATCGGCGAGCCGTCGCCGTAATAGGCATTGCGCGGCAGCTCCAAGGGATCACCGACGATGTCGAGCAGGCTGTCGCGCACCTCCGGTGCGAGGCTCGAGACATGGAACAAATGCGCCTGGTTGAACCACACGACGTCCCCGGTCACGGGATGGACCGCGGTGCCCTGGCAGATCTGCCGGGTGCGCAACTCATCGCCATCCTTCCATTCGCAGGTGATCTCATGGGCGGCGCAATAGGCCTCGACCTCCGCCTTCGATTCTGTGCCGAACACCTGCCGCCAGTCGACATCGAGGCCGCTGCCGTAGTTGCGGACATACATGACGCCCTTCTCGGCAAACCGGTTTCGGATCGCAGCGGGCATGTCGCGGTAGATCAGCCGGCTGTCGGCGATCGGCGTCTCGCCGCCTTGTTGCGCGGCCTGCTGGCAGTAGAACCAGATCTTCATCGGCCAGTCGCGCGTATAGGCCTGCTCGTTGTGCAGCGGAATGCTCTGATGCGGCGGATACTCCGTCGAGGTGTAGACGCCGGAGCTGACCTGCGTGCGCGGCGTCGAGCCGAACTCATAGGTGAGCAGCGGATCGCCGAAGCTTGCGGCGAAGCTCCTGAAGCCTTCAGCGCCGTCCAGATGGAAATCACGGAACAGAATCCCGCCGCTCGCATACAGCTGGCGCTGGATCATGTCGCGCAGCTCGCTGACGACATCCGTCAGGGGCTGCTGCTTGCGGCTGGCCCGCAGAAGGAAAGGAAGCGCCTCCTGATCTATTTTAGGTTGCATCATGAACATGATTCCTCCCCACTTCCTTCCAAATCAGCATCAGCTCGTCTTCAACAATCCAGTCCAGCCGCTCGCTTGCGAGCCTCACCCCACCCCGGCTGCCGCAAGCCGCGGAGATCGCTGCCGCGCCAGCAGCGCGGTGATACGGCTCAACAGCTCGGCTTGCTGGGAGTGAATGAAGAAATGGTCGCCGGGCAGCATGTCGAGCCCGAAGCCCGCCGATGTCTCATCGCGCCAAGCCTCGAGCGCCTCACGGCGCGTCTCGTCGCTGTCGCCGCCGAACACATGGACCGGACAAGACAATGGCGGCCGCTGCCGATGGACGTAGTTGCCGCACATCAGGAAGTCGGCACGCAGGATCGGGAGCGCGTGACTCATGATCTCCATGCTCTGCAGGGCCTCCTGCGGCGTCCCTTTCAATCTCGTCAGCTCCTCGCGAAGCGCGTCATCGCCGAGCGGCTCCCGCCAGCGGCTGCCGTCACGCACGGCCGGCGCCTCGGTCCCCGACACCAGCAACATCTCTGGCTGCCCTACCCCGCGCGCGAGCAACCCGTGCGCAACCTCGAATGCAATCAATCCACCGAGACTATGCCCGAACATCACGTAAGGCGTCGTCCATCGCTCGCCGGCCAGCTCGGCCGCAAGCTGGTCCGCCAACGCAGCCGGATCCGCCTGCAACGGCTCATCCATCCGCATGCCGCGACCCGGCAGCTCCAGGGGGACGACGTCGATCCATACGGGAAGAACTCGTCGCCAGCGCGCATAGATCATTGCGCTGCCTCCCGCGTAGGGCAAACAGATCAGCCGCATCGCAGCCAGCCTCCCTTGCTTCAGGATTGCGCTGCCGGTGTGCCTTGAGAATTGTCCTGCATGAACTTGCGCAGCGAGAGCGGCCGCATGTCGGTCCAGACCCGCTCGATATGGTCCAGACATTCCTTCTTGCTGCCGGTCACGCCGACAGCAGTCCAGCCGTTCGGGATGTCCTTGAACGTCGGCCAGATCGAATATTGCTCTTCGTGATTCACGACGACGGTGAAGGTGACGTCGTCTCTGTCGAAGACCATCATGTCCGGCTACTCCTACTAACAAGCGATGGCGATGAACCAGGGGTAATGCAGTTGAGAATGACAGTCAAAAGGATACCGCCACTCCAACTTTTTAATCTCTCCAAGGTGACGTCTTCGCGACGACTCAACATCAGGGTGCAAGCGCATTCGGCGAGTGAGCAGGCATATCAATGACGGTTCGAACGACCATCACGCATCTTGCGTCAGCCCGATCGTGCGCATGAACTATAATTTTAACGAGTCGCTTTAGCGCTAATTGAGACGAACTAATCGCTCTGAAATCATTGGCCGCCGCGCATCTTCCCGCGGCGGCCTCATGGTTGGATTTCTGTCTGTCGCGTCAGAAGTTGAACGTTGTCGACACCAGATAGGTGCGCGGTGCTCCAAGCGTGATCACGCCGCTATAGGCGGATGCCCAATAGGCCTTGTTGAACACGTTCTCGACGCTGGCACGAACGACGATCGGCTTTCCATTCCAGGGAGACTTGAAGGTGTAGCGCGCGCCGAGATCGACGCGAGTCCAGTCCGGCAACGAAATGGTGTTCGTGGCATTCACGTATTGTGCCCCGGTATAGACGAAGCGTCCGGTCAGGGTCAGATCCCGCATGAAGGACGTATCCCACTCGGCACCGAGACTGACGGTGAGCTCCGGCACGCCGACCGCACGCTTGCCGTCAGTTGCTCCGCCTTGGGTCTGCTCCTGCACGCCGTGCGTATAGGCGACACCACCCAGCAGCCGCAGCGACGGCATGACCTCGCCGAACACGTTGAACTCGGCGCCGGTGTTGCGCTGCAAGCCGTTGAGCACCTGAGTTGCCTGCGTCGCGCCAGCCGCGGTCACGCTGATGACGCTCGGCCGCGTGATATCGAAGGCGCTGACGGTCGTCGTGATGCGGCCGAAATCGACCTTGACACCGGCCTCGACCTGCTTGGTCTGGCCAGGCGGGAACACTGTGCCGACATTCGTGAAATTGCCGGTCACGACGACCGGCGTCTGCAGGCCCTCGATGTAGTTGGCGTAGAGCGAGACATGCTCGACCGGCTTGATCACGAGCGCATAGGCCGGCGTCCACACCGAGGTGTCGGCAAACGGCCGGCTCGCGCCGTTGGGGAGAAAATTCGCGACTTCCGTGCCTGCCGTTTGCCGTCGAGCGCCGACCGTCAGCTGAATCCGCTTGTTGAGAATGGACATCGTGTCTGAGACACCCACGCTCCACAGATTGGCCCCGACCTGCTGATTAGCCGCCAGATTGGGAGAGAATCCGGTCAACGGGATGTTGCTCGGATCGGCATAGAGGTTCCACGACGTTGCCGGTATGGTCGCGGCCGTGACGACGCGCTGCGTATAGGTGCGGTCGGTGACGGAATAGCCGACATTGAGGGCATGGTTGATCGGCCCGGTGTCGGCCGTCAGGCGCAGCCCGGCTTCGCCGGCAAATGTCTGGTAGGTCTCGCTTCCCGTCAATGGAAGACCGCTCAGGGCGCCCGTGTTCGTAATCACCGGCGACGGATAGCGGTAGTTGATGTTGCTGTCGTGATACCCGAAGCCCGCATAGGCCGTGATGCGATCATTCAGATCGACCTCGCCCTTCACCGTGGAGAAGAAATCGGTCGGGGCATAGTACGCCCACGGCACCTGGAAGTTGGTGCCGGCCGACGGCGGCGCCGGAATGCTGGTCGTCGTCGCGCCGACGGTGAAGAACCGCAGCGGCGGATTCAGCTGATCGGCCTGATAGCCGACATCCGCGTCGATCCGCACGTTCTCGCCGTGATAGTCGACGGCGAGATGGGCGTTGCCGAACTCGTCCTTCTGACGGTCCCACGGCGTGTTGCCGTTCACATAGGTGCTGTTGAGCCGGACGCCCCATTCCTTGTGCTCGCCATACCGGCGACTGACGTCGACCTGCTCGCCGAATTGCGACTTCGAGGCGTAAGTCGTGGTCAACTGCGTGATGTCAGCATCGGGCGCATGCTTCGTCACCAGATTGACGCTGCCGCCGACGGCGCCGCCGCTCGATGCGCCGGTGCCGCCGACGGTCATGCCGTTGAGCAGAGCCGCTGGTCCCTTCAGCAGCTCGACGCGCTCGATGAAGTTGGCGCCCGTCGAGTAGTACGGCGCGATTCCGGCCAGGCCGTTCAAGGCGTAGTCGCCGCTGTCGTAGTAGAAGCCGCGGATGAACAGGCTGTCGGCGCCGCCTCCCGCCGCCTGGATCGTTCGCACCGAGGGATCGTTGACCAGCACGTCGCGGATGGTGCGGGCCTGCTGGTTCTGGATCAGTTGCGAGGTGAAGCTCGTCTGGTTGAACGGCGTGTCCATCACACCGCGATTGCCGAGCAGGCCGAGGCCGCCGCCGGTTGCGACCTGGCCGCCGGCATAGGGCGACGGCGGGGCACCGATGGTGCCAGTGGAGGGCGTCACGTAGGGCACGGGAGCCCTGGGAGGCAGGTTGCGGGTGGCAACACGGCGTTGCACGTTCCGCGTCGTCGTGGCCTGGCTTCGCTGCGTGGCCTGCCGGGTCTTGGGCTTGGGTGCATCGACGGTCACGTCGGGAAGTTTCGTCTGGGCGGATGCCTGCTGAATACCCCCGATCCCCAGAGTGAGCGCCAATGAGCTCACGAGCCCCCACGACATCGTCAACCTGACGTCTTTATCCTTCGCACGACAAACCATTCCGACACCCCAATCATTCCAAGTTCCAACTTGGTTCGTCGGCGCTCCTAACACACAGGTATTTGAGGATGGCGTCCTGCCACGTAGAACTGGTCTAACGAGCGACAGGACTGCGCGCGATTGCGATTCAAGGGATTGTCGTTACAGCGGGATTTTCTTCGCTGATGCTTCTTCGAAGACTTCCAAAGAAGCGCAGGATGAGACGACAGCGACGCAGAACTGCGCGGTCGACTCGACGGGAATGAGATCTGATCGTTCAACTCCCGGTCAGGCCTGACCTTCTTGAACAATTTTAACTCATCAGTCTACAAATTTTTGCTGTGATGTTGCTGCACGCCCGCCGCAGACGGGACGAACCACGTCCTCTCATGTGACGATAGGCGTCAGTTCATGTCTGATTGTAGAACGCGCTGCTCGCCTCCGCGGCTCTTGGACGAGCAGCGCAGTGACGGAGTGAGGATCAATGACTCCAGATAGACGCACGCCATTCAACGTCATGCGTTCGTATGGCGCGGGGCGTCGCACATGTGCGAGTGAACGGCATGACCTCGGATCCGGGTCAGCACCATTTTCGATAACGATGTGCTCGGCTTGGATGCGAGACGCGCGATCACTCAGAAAGCCGCGTCGCTCGGGTGGGCCTGACGGCCATCATCGACAGCCTTTCCCCGCCGATTCCACCGCGTGCCATAGATCAACGACAGCAGCACCGGCACCGACAGTCCGAGCCAGCAGAGGCCATCCCACAGGCCTTCGCCAAACAGCCCGAAGGCGAGCCCGGCTGCGGCGACGAGGCCGATCAGCAGCGGGGCGCGGAACACCTGCCAGGTCGAGAGTTGCGGCAGCCGCGCCGCCGATGTCGCAGACGAGCTCATGACGACACCACGGCGGCTGCCGCCTGTGCGGGGACGCTGGACGTCCTGCGCCTGCTGCCCCATCGCTTGGCCACCCAGAGATACAGGCCGCTGCACAGCACGATGATGGTGATGATGTCGAGCAGAGCCCAGATGATCTTCAACGGCAGCCCACCATAGTCGCCGAAATGCAGCGGCCGCGACACTTGCAGCGCGCGCAGATACCAGGCCAATGCCGGCGCGACCATCTTCGTGCTGTCCAGCGCATCGACCAGCACGGGCGAGAACATGCGCGCGGTGAACGGCGTCTTGCCCTTGGTCCACACGATGAGGTGTTGCGGGCTGCCGAACCGCGACGTGGTCGGCATGGTCACCGATGCCACCTGCCGATCGGGATGAGCCGTGCGCACGGCGTCGACCGCGGCCTCCACCGACGTCGCTTCGGCAAGCGGCTCGCCCTGATAGGGCGCGAGCAGCGCCGGCATCGTCTGCGCGCGCCAGAGATCGGACAGCGGCACGGCGAGCGTGTTGATGGTGCCGGTGATCCCCACCGCGAGCGTCCAGCTCACCGTGACGATGCCGAGCAGATTATGCAGGTCGAGCCATTTGAGACGCGCCGAGCGATCCCTCACCGTGCCGAACTGCAGCCGCCGCATGAACGGCCAGTAGACCACGACGCCGGATACGATCGATGCCGCGAAGACGAGCCCCATCAGACCGAGGAAGAGTTCGCCGGCCAGACCGGTGAACATGTCGCGGTGAATGCGCAGGATGACGTCCATCACGTCTTGATGCGGCGCCTCCTCGCCCAGCACAGCGGCGGTGCGGGCGTCGACCGTCACGCGATGCAGCTGTCCCGGCACCGGGATTGCGGTCGGCGACAGCGCGACGACCACGAGCGGCTCAGCCGTCTTCAGGGACACGAACAGCACGTGCTGCTCCGGTAGCTGCTGCCTGGCCGCGGCGATCAGGCGATCGAGCGGCAGAAGGGGCGTATCCGCCGGCATCGTAGGCGCTGCGATCTCGTCCTCGAGAAGATGATTGATCTCGTCATGGAAGATCAGCGGCAGTCCCGTCAGACACAGCATCAGCAGGAAGACCATGCTGATCAGCGATGTCCATGTGTGTACCTGAACCCAAACCCGCATTGCGCTCGAACCCACCTTGCGTCATCACCTGCCGAAGCGCGCCCCGCCGCGCGCCAGATCGTTTGCGTTCAATATCACCGAAGGCCTCAGCCAAGATCTCAGCCGCGAGCGGATGCCGACCTCGCAATTGAAACGCGACAAATCCAGAAACGATCAAGCCACGATCGCAGGGTGCACGATAGCAGCGGAAAAAAGGACGTTGTCCTGGCGGATCAGAACCGGTCCGGACGTTGCAACGGCAAGACTTCTGAACACTCAGATCAATCGTGATCCGGCATCTTGCGGATCATGTCGCGCCGATCAAATGATTTCAGCGTTGCCTCCGCTGGAATCCCTTTAAGGTAGAGCACCAATTGTGGCTTGCTCGCTCCAGAGCTATGCGTGAGCTGAGCGCTGCGATGGTCGCACCGAGGCGACATTCAGGCTGTCGGCGCGATGCGCGAATGAGGCTGTGACGAAAGCAGGGCCGGCCACATGCGCGAGCTCTGAGAGCTGGACGAAGCGCCCTCCTCGCGGCCTCGGCCTTGATGCTGCCCGACGCTCCCATCGAATGCAGCGGACGGTGCCGTGCGTCTCGCGGCCAACGCCAACAGAGCCGTCTCATCGGTCCGAGCTCATTCGGACAGGAACCCTTCCCTGCGGCGGCTGTTGCGGTCCCAGACGTCCGGCAGCTCATTCTCCAAGGGAGACTTTCATGGCAGTCCAGATCGTGATGGATCGAACAGGCGACAGCCGCTACCCGTTCGATCCGGCGAGCGCGGCGCAGGTGGCGGAGGCCGAGCGGCGCTTCCGGCAGTTGACCGGGCGCGGCTTCACGGCGACCGCCCGCGTCGCGCCGGGGCGCGTGGAGATCATCCGCTCATTCGACCCGCAGGTCGAGGAATGCGTGTTCTTCCCGCGGCTGGTCGGCGGCTAATAGAACCGGTCATGTTCGGCGTCGTCAGATCGCAGTGGCGGGTCTTGCTGCGCCGGCGGGCAGCGCGGCTCTTGGTCTGCCAGCACCGGGTTCACCGTACGCCGGCCGGCCGCGCGCGGCGTCTGTTGCAGCAATGGCTGACGCCGGCGCAATGGAAGCAGTTTTCCGCGCGCGGCTATTTCGACGTGACAGGCTCCCATAGCGGCCGTCGCTACCGGATCTTCAACGGCACGGCGATGAATGTCTGCCTGCTCGACGACCGCGGCCGCGTCCGCCGCGGCATCTGCTTCGTGCCCGTCGGCGACCTGCCGGCCGGAGACGTCATGCTGGCGCAGAAGCTGGCGCTGGAGCTCTGCGAGGACAGCGCGATCCTGGTCGCGCGGGAGTTCATCCCGCGCGGACAGTATTGGAGCTGACGCCCGGGAGGCCCGTTCGTCGGCAACTCACGAGCGTCGAGCCGAGCGTTCATCCATTCGCGCCTCCCGTCGACTTCATCGCCAAGGGGGTGGGCTCATGCTGCTGGCGAAACCTCCATGCGAGGCGCATGAGACAGCAGCGCTACGGGGCGAGAAATCTCGAGCAACTGCGGGAGTGGCCGGACGCAGCTCAGGTCTGTTAAGACGACGGGCAGTCAACTCCAGGCATTTTGGTCAAAACCCGTGACATTTCTTCGGAGCCGCGCCAAAACATTCGTGATCATCGGCTGGATTGTGTTCGTGATCGCGATCCCGGCATGCTTGGTAATCGGCGGAATGGCCGGCTTCAGCATGTTCTATTTCTCCGCAAGCCCGCAATATCAGCTGCATGCCTACGATCTCCAGGCGAGCAACCTTGTTCTTGCCGTCGGAGCGTTCACCACGGCGGCATCCACGATCGCTCTGGCGCTGAAGTTCCGGGCGATCGCATCGGCCTTGGTGATCGTGATCTGGAGCACGAGCCTCATCGGCACTCAGGTTGCACGCGCCTTCGTCAAGCCGGGACCGGACACTTTCGAGCGGCATGTCGGCGACGAGGTCTTTTCGCTGCCTTGGACGTACGCGCCCGCGTCTCCTGGATCAGCCCCGCCGGTCGCCGTCTCGCATGAGAACGGCTTTACCGCACAGGTTTGCTTCGCCAACCTCGGTGGTCGGACCGATGCCAGCTGCGGCATGTTCCAGGAGGTTCGAATTTCGCCTGACGAGGACGGCACCGCTGGCCCGGACTTGCAGTCCTGGCGCAAGCGCCGCTCGGAAATGATCCAAGGTCCGGACCGCAACGGCTATCAGACGTTCGACTTGAGCTATACCGTGCAGCCGAGCGGAATCGCGCGCATTCAACGTTACTACGCTCGGCTGAACCCCTCCGGGCAGCTCGCTCGGCTGGTGGTCTGTCAAGCTCCGCGCGAGATATTATGTACGCACCACGCGCTCGTTGGCCATTATTGGCTCGGATACCATGCTGACCTGGCGGCGGGTGATGAAGCGCTCGATGCGAGGCTCGCAGGACTGATCGAGTCATGGCGGCGCAATTAGCGCGTTTTGGGCGCGTTCATTGCCGATCTACGCTTTGTCCCGCTTCGCGATGAGGGCGGGTCGATTCTCACGACGCGTAGAGCCGGCGCCCTCGTGCTAGCTCGATCCGTGTCGCAGAGTGAAGGCCTCAATGAGATGCCCGCGGATCGACGCGATTGCGGGTGACGAGCCGCATTTCGACGGACGGAGCTGGACGGGTGGATTGGCACATCGTCCCAGGGGCGCGCGCTCACAGTCAGGATAAAGGAGGGGCGGGCCACCAGGCCGGCCCCTTGCCCGCAACTCAGCTCCTCGTGCTGGCGGTCTTGTCGAGCGCGGCGCGCAGGCCTTCCGCCAGTCTGACGGCGTCGTCGTTCGCCCAGAAATGCATGAAGAACAGCCGCGGCTCCTCGTCCAGCATATGGCTGTGCAGGGCCGTCACCTCGATGCCGTGCGTCCGCAACGCCAGGATGACCGGGTTCACTTCGTCGCGGGTGAGAACGAAGTCGCCGGTGACCGCCGCCTTGCCGCCTCCGGTCGGTTGAAAGTTGATGCCGATCGCAACGCCCAGCGGCCCAGCAGGTGTCAGCGACATGCCACCCTGCGTGATCGGGTCGCGCCGCTTGACGTTGAACTGGTAGACGCCGCCATTGGCCTGGCCTTTGACGCCGATGATCTGGTCGAGCTTTGATGTGTCGAGTTCGACGGCGGGCGGCGGACTCGTCGATGCCGCTGCCGTCAGTGGCGTCCTGCTCTCGGCCAGCGCGTCGTGGATGGCCGAGGCCAGCTTGACCGGGTCGCCCTGGCCGGCGACGTGCATGTAGAATGTTGCCGGGGTCGCACGCAGCAGATGATTGTGCACGGCGCTGATCTCGAGACCACTCGCGATCATCTTCGCCATCACCGGATTGATCTCGGTCTCGAGCAGCACAAGGTCGCCCATCACCATGGCGCCGCCATGAGCGGGCTTGAACGCGACCCACCCGCCGAGCGCCAGCGCCGGTTTGATCGTCACGCCGTCCAATGTCACGGCGAGATCACTGCGCGGAAAGCCGTAGCGGCGGACGTCGTCGGAGATGGCGGGCTTGCGGCCCAGTACGTCGTCAACGCGCTGCCAGTCTATGTCTTGGCCGTAGGCCGGGATCGACGGATCGAAGCGAAAGGCGGAAAGGCAGATGGCAAGGCCGATCAGGGCCCGGGGGATTCTTTTCATCGTGCTACTCCTTGTGATCAGCTTCGCTTCAGGCTCTGACCGCTGCCGTCTGCTCGTGCGGCTGTGACGCGCGCAAACCGCGAAGCGGAGCTACCGCAGATCGACGTGCACGACGATCGCCGCACCTATCGAAGGGAGACCAATCGTCGGGATGGAAAGAGCTGAGGGTTGCGGACATGCGGCGCCCTTGGTGATCAGGACGCGATGCTTGGGCATGTCGCCTCGTGGGGAGATCGCAATCCCCATCGTCGCCCAATCATCAGATGGGAGGAAGGTTCCTACGCTTCCCAAGAAATTCGGGGGGCTCACACGGCTCCGAGCCTCGACGGCGGCCGCCACGGTCGCCGTGCAGCGTCGGCGGGCAAGGAATAGCGAACGGATGAGGCGCGCCTGGACACGAAATTCTTTTGACCGTCCAAGCTGATTTGCCCTGTCCAGTCCCTCGGCGAAAAATATTCTTCTTTCGTTTTTTCCGTATTCATGCTTATCTACGCTCGTCCCGCCTCGCCATGAGGGGCGCATCGCGATCGTCACGACGCGCGGGGTGGGATGCGGTGGGTGCGAGGGTCTCGCAGCGTGGCCTCAGGCCATGCGGACGAACGAGGCCGCGCGCCGGCGAAGTCGCATGGTCCTGGTCTCCCGACGCTGAGGCCAAGCGGATGGTCATGATGATCCGTCCGTGACGGGGGCAAGACAGCCCGGTCCCCGGGGAGAGTGCGTATAAGCCGCCCAACCATCGCGCGGGGAATGCCGGGATGCCTCGGCTGAACCTGTGGTGACTGCCGCCTGCTTTTTTTCTGCAGGCGGGCCATGGGTGCGGCCAGCGCCCGGCATTCCCCGCGCCCTCATGATCCCGAGGGCGGACATCCCCGATCAACTCGGGCGCTCCCTGGCGCCGCGAGCCGGTGACGCGCATGCCGAGAATTCGAGCCACATCAGACGCAAGCGACAGCCGCCGAAAGCGGCCCAGGCGGATGCGACCCGCGTCCGCGCGATCAGTCGGACGATGCGTAATGCAGATAATCAGGATTGAACATGGCCGCATCCGTCAGCGCCTCGAAATCCGGCACGGTCAGCGTCCGGTCGCGCAGCACGATGAGGCCGGCGGAGCGCAGCTCCTGCAGGGTGCGGTTGACATGGACCACCGACAGGCCGGTGGCG is from Bradyrhizobium sp. ORS 285 and encodes:
- a CDS encoding thioesterase II family protein; translation: MIYARWRRVLPVWIDVVPLELPGRGMRMDEPLQADPAALADQLAAELAGERWTTPYVMFGHSLGGLIAFEVAHGLLARGVGQPEMLLVSGTEAPAVRDGSRWREPLGDDALREELTRLKGTPQEALQSMEIMSHALPILRADFLMCGNYVHRQRPPLSCPVHVFGGDSDETRREALEAWRDETSAGFGLDMLPGDHFFIHSQQAELLSRITALLARQRSPRLAAAGVG
- a CDS encoding TauD/TfdA family dioxygenase translates to MFMMQPKIDQEALPFLLRASRKQQPLTDVVSELRDMIQRQLYASGGILFRDFHLDGAEGFRSFAASFGDPLLTYEFGSTPRTQVSSGVYTSTEYPPHQSIPLHNEQAYTRDWPMKIWFYCQQAAQQGGETPIADSRLIYRDMPAAIRNRFAEKGVMYVRNYGSGLDVDWRQVFGTESKAEVEAYCAAHEITCEWKDGDELRTRQICQGTAVHPVTGDVVWFNQAHLFHVSSLAPEVRDSLLDIVGDPLELPRNAYYGDGSPIEDATLAAVRGVLDRHKIIFPWQTGDVVMLDNMLTAHAREPFKGPRRVIVAMAQAHRLQ
- a CDS encoding DUF1259 domain-containing protein, with the translated sequence MKRIPRALIGLAICLSAFRFDPSIPAYGQDIDWQRVDDVLGRKPAISDDVRRYGFPRSDLAVTLDGVTIKPALALGGWVAFKPAHGGAMVMGDLVLLETEINPVMAKMIASGLEISAVHNHLLRATPATFYMHVAGQGDPVKLASAIHDALAESRTPLTAAASTSPPPAVELDTSKLDQIIGVKGQANGGVYQFNVKRRDPITQGGMSLTPAGPLGVAIGINFQPTGGGKAAVTGDFVLTRDEVNPVILALRTHGIEVTALHSHMLDEEPRLFFMHFWANDDAVRLAEGLRAALDKTASTRS
- a CDS encoding TonB-dependent siderophore receptor, with translation MVCRAKDKDVRLTMSWGLVSSLALTLGIGGIQQASAQTKLPDVTVDAPKPKTRQATQRSQATTTRNVQRRVATRNLPPRAPVPYVTPSTGTIGAPPSPYAGGQVATGGGLGLLGNRGVMDTPFNQTSFTSQLIQNQQARTIRDVLVNDPSVRTIQAAGGGADSLFIRGFYYDSGDYALNGLAGIAPYYSTGANFIERVELLKGPAALLNGMTVGGTGASSGGAVGGSVNLVTKHAPDADITQLTTTYASKSQFGEQVDVSRRYGEHKEWGVRLNSTYVNGNTPWDRQKDEFGNAHLAVDYHGENVRIDADVGYQADQLNPPLRFFTVGATTTSIPAPPSAGTNFQVPWAYYAPTDFFSTVKGEVDLNDRITAYAGFGYHDSNINYRYPSPVITNTGALSGLPLTGSETYQTFAGEAGLRLTADTGPINHALNVGYSVTDRTYTQRVVTAATIPATSWNLYADPSNIPLTGFSPNLAANQQVGANLWSVGVSDTMSILNKRIQLTVGARRQTAGTEVANFLPNGASRPFADTSVWTPAYALVIKPVEHVSLYANYIEGLQTPVVVTGNFTNVGTVFPPGQTKQVEAGVKVDFGRITTTVSAFDITRPSVISVTAAGATQATQVLNGLQRNTGAEFNVFGEVMPSLRLLGGVAYTHGVQEQTQGGATDGKRAVGVPELTVSLGAEWDTSFMRDLTLTGRFVYTGAQYVNATNTISLPDWTRVDLGARYTFKSPWNGKPIVVRASVENVFNKAYWASAYSGVITLGAPRTYLVSTTFNF
- a CDS encoding MbtH family protein, coding for MMVFDRDDVTFTVVVNHEEQYSIWPTFKDIPNGWTAVGVTGSKKECLDHIERVWTDMRPLSLRKFMQDNSQGTPAAQS
- a CDS encoding PepSY domain-containing protein: MRVWVQVHTWTSLISMVFLLMLCLTGLPLIFHDEINHLLEDEIAAPTMPADTPLLPLDRLIAAARQQLPEQHVLFVSLKTAEPLVVVALSPTAIPVPGQLHRVTVDARTAAVLGEEAPHQDVMDVILRIHRDMFTGLAGELFLGLMGLVFAASIVSGVVVYWPFMRRLQFGTVRDRSARLKWLDLHNLLGIVTVSWTLAVGITGTINTLAVPLSDLWRAQTMPALLAPYQGEPLAEATSVEAAVDAVRTAHPDRQVASVTMPTTSRFGSPQHLIVWTKGKTPFTARMFSPVLVDALDSTKMVAPALAWYLRALQVSRPLHFGDYGGLPLKIIWALLDIITIIVLCSGLYLWVAKRWGSRRRTSSVPAQAAAAVVSS